In the genome of Hevea brasiliensis isolate MT/VB/25A 57/8 chromosome 14, ASM3005281v1, whole genome shotgun sequence, the window AGTTCATTTCATCAATTGTTACCTTAAAAgagtagaaaaagagaaatacgtTGAAGGAAATGGTGAAAAATATGCATTACGTGTTGGGGCACCACGACAATAAGGATGACAATGGATTGGATTTTTGTGGGTATTCGATCCGACCGAACTCTAATAAGACAGAATTGATAGTGGATAATTGAGTTTGGGATAGGTTTTAAGTTTGAAATTTAATGCCCTGGGTTCGGATTTTACATGTTGGGTATCTGTTGCTTGaacccgtttatataaatatttaatcaaatttaaaaaatacattttttataataatatttataaattatattttattttatataaaataaaattgaaatattttaaggaattattaaattttaaaatataaattattaataaaaataatttttatgtagattttaattaaaatatataaaagggTTCTAGTATTTTCAAGGTAATAATAGTCAAGTTCGAGATGAGTTCGagtagttgagaataaattttaattaaacttaAGGTGGTTTgggttttgaaaatattaatcgaGTTCGGATAAGGCGATTTTTACACGTAATCACCTGTTGCCGTCCTTACACGAGAATCATCTCGTCCCTACCGAACCATCAGCTCTAATACTATCAGAGAGTCTAAAGCGTCTGGACAGAATACTTTTTAATAAGTCTTATGAAAGAATACAATTTGACATTAATTATATCTAACtctaaactttaaaaaaaaaaaattatgagttcTTTTCACTTATATgtctcttatttattttttttatatgaaattTCTAATACTGGAATATTCCTAATAATAAACTAGTCCAGCTGTTTTAAGTTTGACGCTGGTGTCaaacatttaaaatatttttccatacatatcatcaaatttGTCTGATTTGCTAGGAATTTTGGGGAGGCAGGGCTCTCAAACTTGGCAGTTTTTCCACATTGAGAATGAGACCAATTCAAAGGATTATGACCTTAACTTTTGTTTAGTATTTACTAATGCTgcctatattaatttttaaattacaaaTTGAACAACACGTCTGAGTATAGTAAAGACTCGATTGACCAATAAAATTAGGTATTTTTCAAATGATTAAGACATAAATTTATCTATAAAATTTTCATGTTTAACtttgataaattattttctaaacaTTAAATTGTTGTTATTTGTTTGAGTGGACGATAAAATGAAAATTTGTATATACGTCAACTCATCACATTATAAGGGGAAAAAATaatatgaaattaaaaactaaatttttatttaattacgtAATAATTGATCAAACATACTATCTTATGCATGTGAAATTGATAATTCTAATGTTCAAATAActaggaaaaaattataaatgaaaagtaTTTAATTAGATTACGTATTCCTTAaagagttttatttttttaattaaattgaatttgaaGTCTAATCAAAGTAAACATCATGGTTACATCTTAGATTATATATTTTGATGCTAATAATcaacaaaaaaaatataattaattttgaattCGAAAGTGAATATGACGTATATATATGTTGTTAAGATATAAGAAACAAGAGGTTGGACCGTTGTGCTTGGATTTTCGAAGGCATTAATTCCATTAAATGaacaagaaaattattatttatcggACAAGTGGCCTAATTAGAACTGGAAGCTaagaattataaataaataaaattttaattagggaCTTAAAATCAATTACTGAGAACAACAATAATTCCCTAATTTTTGTCAGGGCAACAATTGAAAGTTTGATAATGAAATGGGTATgtttaaactaattaaaaaaaattaagcttTTGAAGTAAAATAAGAATAGCATTTTATATCATGAAAAATTCGTTATTATGTGTTATGCTTGTAAACTTTGAATAGCAAGATTGATTATGGTATAAATAAATGATAATAATTGTTTTTTATTACGCATGTAAGATGAGAGGGGAGTCGAATATGGGTCTCGCAGACTCAACATAGATATTGTTATATATGTAGTTATCATTAAGGCATGCCCACTACTGTAAATGGCAATAATATTTATATCTTGTGTGATTAAAATATTGAGTTTTTCTTGCaatgagtatttttttttttacacttctACTTATGTGGGGGTaatcaatttaataaataatttaatctttaagtgatctcttttattaataaatactATAAATTAATCATAAATATCTGTTTTTACACAATGGAAAATATTAACAATCTTactgataaaattaaatatttaataataaatgagATTAATAATCATTGATTTAGCAAGGTGATAGAATCAAGATGGAATTGAAATTAAGCTCTTAattgttaattaaaattaagcCTTTGAAGTAAAATAGCAATAGCATTTCATTAGTGAAGCAAACAGTATGCGTTTTTTTTAATAGGAAAAGATATTTCATCAGTTGGAAACAGAATACAGATGCGAAGTAAATATGGAATACAAATCATCATATGACTACATCATCATGAGTAAATACAGTACTACCCTTTGCCTCTTCTCATGGCCCGCAAATGTCGAGGATTTAAATGAGGCTGAATTACTTGCTATCCATAAAGCCTCAAGGCTTTCTCATCAGCACTCTCTTTCGCATAATGCCCATTACTTATCTTGGACAGTGACTCCACGAATGCTCTCAGGTGGGTAACCCGAAAGTCATAAGGCCCATGGAGGTTGAATGACTGATTGAATTCCGCACTTAGCCTGACGCAAGCTCTCCCCATTATGTCTTTCCTATATACTTTTCGAGAAGCTAATATTTTCGAGGATTATTTGACCAAAACTGGTTGCTCGAGATTGAATGATTTTGCAGGCTTGTTATGATGGCTTTTCTCTTAATTTACTCTCATTTTGTGGTAGTTTGATTGCATTATATGTTATCTACATTTTGATTTGTCCTCCCTTATGCTGTTTTTTCATTTTGTTTTTGTTATCCATGTTTCTTGGTGGGTTTTTTCATCAGCAGGTTGTAGTGGTTTTGTAGGGGGCTGGATATGTCGATCCTGGGCTCTATGCCTCCTGATTTTTCCTTACCTTCggattttcccttttttttttattagtaaattTTTTGCATATACAGGGCTACGTTGTATCACCATTTACATATCACCATAGCTACGTTGTATCGACTTAAAACTGCTTATGCAAAGGAAGACACATGTGTGTGCATAGACTTAAGATTTATTTGATATTATCGttgaaattgttaaaaaaaataattttttaaaatatattagaaaatattaaaaattaatttagaattaaatttGAAATGTTTTAATCTAAAATaactaaacttttttttttcattagaattaaactattttttaattactaataaaattacttttattgaaaaaaaaatcataagtCCTTCGTAAGGAAGCTAGAATTTATAATAATTCCCCTCATAGTATAGGATCAAAGACgagtttaattttctttaacaaatgcaaaataaaaatcatatatattttgaaaaataaatgattTCATTGATTCATTGCATTTTCATTCTTCAAAAAATCAATATTTCGATGCTTCACAGCTCTGGAAGTATTGGAGGAAGTTATAAAGGTGAATTTCCGCATTGGAAGAACTTCTACATGATGGACGATGGGCCCGTAGAAATGCTCTTGGAGCCGTTCCTCATGATATTGGAATGAATGATCCGTGGCATGAAGTGAATGCCTATAAACCTTTACAATATTGATACGTGGAAAGCACATGTAGCAACAAGCAAGAAGCAAGTAGCAAGTAGCAGCATTacaaacatataaataatcggtAGCTAAATGAAGAgacaaatgtatatatatatatatatatatatatatatatatatatatatagttgaaaATTTGGGAGCAGAACGGAATTTTGCAGCTGGTCTTCTCCTTGATTGTTCAAACTTGCACATAGGTAGCCCAAAATCAGGCTTGCCACTACATAGACTTTAATTTCCTGCCACAGGGGTAGCACTAGAATTCTTGAAATCTCCTTCTACTGGTACCATGCCCTCCAAATCATTGTAAGATAAATCCAAAAGCTGTATTGAGTTGAAGCTCTTTAATAATCTGGAATCTTGCCTGACAAATTGTTATGAGAAAGATTTAACTCTCTAATACCTCTTAATGAAACAAAAGAGGAAGGAATAGACCCCTGGAACAAGTTGGCAGATTTCCCAGAGATGATGGAATATATTCCGATAAATTATTACCTCCAAGGCGAAGCAATTTTAGATTTTGAGGCTGTCCAATGCCAGATGGAACGGTACCTGAGAGTTTGTTCCTGTCTGCATAGAAAGCTTCCAAGTTAACAAGAACCTGTATTCCAACTGGGATGTTTCCAGATATCTGATTGTGTTGTATGGCAAACCTGTGGAGCTCCTTTGAAAAGTTGGCGATATGTTCAGGAAGTTCCCCTCCAAGGTTGTTGTAGGTTATCACTAGAGTCTGTAAATATGTGGCGTTAGTTCAAGTGGAAAAAAATCTCAAGTCATCAGCTTTCTCACTTCCTAAATTGTTGTCACCAATCCCAAATACTGAAAGCCCATGCAACTTGTCGAGAGAAGGCACTCTTCCGGTGAGATCATTTCCGAAtagattaagaaaatatagatttGAGGCGTTAGAAATTGAAATTGGGATGGTGCCAGTGAATTGGAAGAGAGTTTCCAATGCCCAAGGGAAGATTCCCTTGGAAGTGGTTAGATGACAAGTCTACAGTCTCGATCGAAGAAAGATTGAAGATGGAGGGAGGGATGGTACCCGAAAATCCATTTTCAAAAATTGTTAAAACCTATAGACTCATCAATTGGCCTAAAGTTTCTGGGAGATTTCCATTCAAAAGATTTTGATACGCATAAAGTTTCTCAAGGGGCGACAGGTTCCCGAAAGATGGTGGGAGAGTCCCTATTAAATTATTTACCTCTAAATAGATCTCTTGGAGCTTTAGTAAGGAACCAAGCTCCACAGGGATTTCCCCTACAAGACTGTTGTTAgacaaatcaaagaaaaaaaatgtttgaacagTTAGATATGGTGGGAGGAATTTAACCATCAATTGAATTGTTACCAAGAGACAATATTTGCAGTCTGCGTAAATGGCTAATCTAATCAATTAGATTAGGAATAGCCgcgaaatataaaaaaataatattaataataaatattaatattgttatttattatcaataataaatattactaagtttattcattattattttaatgtgatataatattattaataaataacgtgataaatataaataaattctcGTTATAATaagtaaacttttttttttttaatttcataaaaaagtaaactttttatttattaataaaataataaactgTTAAAAACCTAAAATCTCAGAAcagataataaaaaatatatatcaaaTCATATTAGGTattagatattaaaaataattttttaaagtgaatatgataataaatataataaagatatataattgaattataaaattaatttataagcatCTGCTTATaagtattaaaataaaaagttctttcctctaaattttttataacttataaattataaaaatttgttaAATAAATAAGTTAACATAAATAAGTAGGTTTAATCAACTTATAAGTCGGGCCAATTACTCTCTTCTTTTACTTTTAATATTAGATGAGATAGAAATGAAGAGAAGGCTTTTACTCATGAATTCTCGAaatacatataataataatatactattttttattaaaaaaataatttatttttatttatttaattttaatatatctatatattatatttaaaacttatatttctaggttataatttatttttaaaaaataaatttatattatattatataataataaattaaaataaaaaataaaaaagaagaaaatccTCGTTGAGAAATCCGACTTCCACTTTCGCCTTGACCCCAACCCCTCAAATTTTCATCTCAACTCTACTAATTTataatttgtatataataatttaaattaaaatattaaaattattttattgttattaaataaatacaagagtttaattagaaattaattatttaaattttcatatttataaattaaaatttgattagcTGTTGTTATTTGAAATTCAATTTAAAGTTAATCtaataatttgaaatttaaattaaagttaatctaaaattttttatagtttaatattttatattatattatgtgaGTGGCTGCCCTGTTAATTTTTGTCAAGCATTTACAAATGCCAACCTTATACTTTAATTTCGAAGTGAAGAACACGCCAGTCTTGGGAGGATACTTTTTATAAGcaaaaattttattagttataaGATTAGGAAAAATTTAACATAAGCATTGTCGATTAAACCAGGCTGATAGGCCACCCATTACATATAACCTAAACAACAGCATACTAAGTGAAAAAAACTGAAAAGAGAACAAAATATACTAAAATGCATATTATAAAGTAGAAAAGAAATCCAAATTACAATATGCTGCATCCATATTGTAAGTACAAAGCTGCTTGCACAACTAAACAAGCAGAATATCTAAATATCAACCCCAGAGAGTCCAAAAAGAGTAGCAAAATTTGGAAGCAATAAAATCAGAGGAGGATAAAGATCTGCATTCTCAAAGCAAGAATACTACAACCAAAGGAGTCTTGGAAGATTAATTAGAGCCCCATTAGGCTATAATTTATggctattttattttttaaaaataaaaatattaatgtttataaaataaaaaatttaattttagaaaaatttaattttttttataatttatttgaaacaaaataactataaaatttatccatataatattatgaaaaataACATTTGTATGTATTGGAGTAAAGTCAGTTTAATTATTGGGATGTTCATGAGAAGGAGAATTTCATCCGATTAAATACTTCAACATAGCTGAACGTTTTGGATGGGTTACACTTTTATTCAATTAATAGAACCTTTGCAGAGTTCTACaaagaataataaaaatatataattaagaaaataagaACAGTCTATTTACATTTAGATTACATTTGATCAATTAAGTATATAtccaataatttaatttaattaaggaTTTCAACAAAATCAACCAAACGATTGAAAAAAAATTCTTAATACTGATGTTGGTCAATTTAATTATACATGAAATTAATATTGATGTTGATTCTTAAATTTAGCAATTAGGTGAATTGTACGGCTAAATAACCAAAATAATCTCAGTACTTATGACCTTAACACTCAGTAGCAGAGGGAGGgagtaatttaaattaaaatttgattgaaaattaaatttaagtaatTTAATAATTTCCTatcatattatataaaattatatgggatttttcaatttttatttttttgctttTCCTCTCATTTTGTGAgtacaatataatttttttcctttatcTTTCCTATCATTTAACtttctctattttattttattcaaattaaaaactattttatttatatatatacgagtagataaaattttcaatttcaactcttatacaaattttaaatggttcatcttaaatacatatttatttttaattgatataTTTACTTTATTATTTCATTGATATGTAATTTTTCGTATTTCTTTACTTTTAACAAATTGATAAtgtcatttttttttataaaaataacgtcatattataaattattgagatgttcatgagAAGGAGAATTTCATCCTATGAACGTCTTGGATGGTTACactttttttaaaattaacagtAAAAATGTGCGTTTGCAGAATTCTACAAAACGTTTTGAATGGTCTTTTGCAGACTAAATTGACTCTGAGCATATGCTCATATAATTATtctttaagaaaataataattctgttatatttatttcatgaaaaatatttttaaaaatattttttaatatttagaatattcagaaaaattaatcaattgaaaatattttcttaaaaaattaattaaattatttttaaaaaaaataaaaattaagttatttttaaaaacaatgacttcttcttttttttttttttaaacagaaagatatattttttttattttttagattttaataatcttattaaaaattgaaaacaCTTATAATAAACACATACCATTAATTTAACACTGTaactaaataacaaaaaataattttatgaaaaatatttttaaaggaaacatttttcacaaaaaatatttttttatatataagttatttttcttGAAGCAAATAGAACTTTAGATTTGTTACAATATATCTGTTAGTCAGTTTATAGATGAAATTAATATTGATACAATAATTAATACTCTTACTTATGTGAGaggtaatataataaataatttaatctttaattaataacatttattaataaatactataaattaatcatataaaatttttGTTGTTACATAATAGCAAATATTAACAAACTTactgataaaataaaatatttattaataaatgcgATTAATAGTAAGTGATATAGTAAGGTGATAAAACCAGTCGATGGAGctgaaatgaatttttttttttgaaatatctGAAATTAAgctcttaattaattaaaaattaagcaTTTGAAGTAAAAATAAGAATAGCATTTTATTAGTGAAGCAAACGCAGTACAAAGCTAATAGAAAGCATATATCACATACGCTGACAACTACATTGTATCAACCTAAAACTGAGTATGCAAAGGAAGATGTGAGTGCGCGCGCGCAGAGTGAAGATGAGAAAGGGAAAAAGATTGTGACTATGTGAATATGAGAATGAGGATAAATGAAAATTATAAAAGGAAGAGTTagtgagaaaaaaaatatatggttatgtcatttagagttttcgtatataaattttgattttcttttaagtttatcatttatTTTAAAAGATTTAAATAATAGATGTTTAGGATGAAGTGTTAACAagtctaaatttattaaataaaataatttttaaagttttaacagaataaaaaattattttagtaggATCATGAGGGTAATTtaatactgtgacaccccttacccgtctactatatagccgagcaaaaagtgccacattcggtgctggagcaccctattttgttttatcatatccattgtaaacttttaatatcatttaaaagtagtaatccatgtgtagaaatttttttttttaaataacttatTTCTGTGAAGACCCGGACAGagtctcccctgttttattagcatctggcgggtttcactaatcacctgttaatatgtccatattcatttcacacatttctatatcatattctcttgtatcatattatttacaattatttatgagatctaaaaatgaagcatcatctattgcattcatatagaaattcataaataataaattataagttttcatttcaatctcaagtttaattacaagtccaaaatgaaatacatcataactaATAATTACATTATGATTAAACATAAtgaatcaaaatactagtctatacatgggctctACCAAgatacaaaagactgatgaggtgactctggtcgATGGTAGATCTGGTTGAAACTCTGTCcgaacactactgtggcggctgctacTGTGGCaactgctgatctccagtacctacgcgatggaaaaccaacgcgctaagcataacgcttagtggtgcataatttataataacaataattaaacaattgaattaatatttgcaaattataatttctgggtcttttacatttttattgcactttggaaacaattaacattatcgggatcttttatgattacttattgtattttaagtcttaattaatttttatcagtgcccaagaaacctataacagattataagagctggatacacgggagtatacgggttagacaaccatatgtctaccctgtatacatctgtcaggcacgaggccagttgTCGggtacgagacccgctgtcaggctcgtaaagctagaaataaagtaggcacaatggctagtaagtaggcatatagcctgtagaacaatcataccagacatatattatcagttcatgattttctcggtaggcagtactgctatctgtagtccctaattggtataccaatttattcaaactaaataaataagtctaggtatgctatgggcaattaagcatgattttaattattttagaactATTTACTGTTAccattttctagtactgttcagtggtaccattaattttatattaataggacattagtcccaatttacatattcatatcatttttaatatttaattagccttatgagtattttaattatcatatataacatttttcccatgaacctttccttaggttcattttgatgtattaatttatctaggaatttgctaggttaggatgtctatttggtcacactttcttcataacaatttctcctctatgtttaaacttgaatttcaatttttgaatcactcaatttggggttatatagctcaagttatggtcaaaataccataactggtccatttgcctctaagctgtccagaattgacaattcctggtcaataaactttgaccaatcatttgatcattttatggtcatttttagacttaggttccttcacaagatatgtttctctatgtcttagagACTCCCAGgtgcaatttcataatttttcaagcttggtatagtgagttatagtcaatgtattaacctggactcttaatcctataaaggcaatagtcaatcttcagggcagtatgtttgtccctctttttagggtctttacacttagaatttggcaaaggtgtttaAATCAATATTGTAaacctaagtatcatgtttccatatcatattggcacatctcaaatggaatttcctagtgggaattatggccaaatgaacacacgggcatcaaatggcattctgggttcaacttaacattttttcagatttcaattcctaactttggctaatattttcccgatgatgcaatgggttttggagcttggtcaaaacataaaaattgttgtgctatgtcttataaaacttttggcactggtttcactcaatttttaactttggagaccaagttatggcatttttgccaaaactagtcaggCATACGAAAGGAACAATGTTTTGGTCAATttatgggttggcagttttagtgacccaacttgtgctaacaatttgacttggttaaaggaaaaCTGGGTCaactggtcttcatgaaaagtgtagctctatgtctaagctttccattgatgtgaattttaggtcatttggaccaatatagagagagttatgaccaaatgaacatgtactgttcatttggtcactttttgggtttcagtgtttggtcattcgGGTTTGGATAgaaaattggtcatgattttgataaaatttggacaggttttcttcttgaaaaatgaaggtttggatgtcccaaaacacctccaattggcctcataccaattggagtcaca includes:
- the LOC131172790 gene encoding serine/threonine-protein kinase BRI1-like 1, with amino-acid sequence MGSKRPKESQGQTQGLGKKQKSRFALRRGGGQSGASVDSSPGTANIVSCLVGEIPVELGSLLKLQEIYLETLVITYNNLGGELPEHIANFSKELHRFAIQHNQISGNIPVGIQVLVNLEAFYADRNKLSGTVPSGIGQPQNLKLLRLGGNNLSEYIPSSLGNLPTCSRGLFLPLLFH